The following coding sequences are from one Methanococcoides orientis window:
- a CDS encoding energy-coupling factor ABC transporter substrate-binding protein gives MKGEAIFAVIAILFVASFFYGMAANPDSEFGGADGQAEDVIAEITDGEYEEWTGDSWVNSVKFEPPGGETESLLFALQAAIGALVLGYFFGYYKGKGQSE, from the coding sequence ATGAAAGGTGAAGCAATATTTGCAGTAATAGCCATTTTGTTCGTAGCATCATTCTTCTATGGAATGGCAGCAAATCCGGACTCAGAGTTTGGTGGTGCTGACGGTCAGGCAGAAGATGTCATCGCTGAGATAACAGACGGTGAATACGAAGAGTGGACAGGTGATTCATGGGTCAACTCTGTAAAGTTCGAACCTCCTGGAGGAGAAACCGAGAGCTTACTCTTTGCACTTCAGGCTGCTATCGGAGCATTGGTTCTGGGTTACTTCTTTGGATATTACAAAGGCAAAGGACAGTCTGAATAA
- a CDS encoding energy-coupling factor ABC transporter permease — MHIFEGFLPSPWWQLWFVFSIPVIFFGIYRLNKLVAEKRELLPLLAVAGAFVFVLSSLKMPSVTGSSSHPTGTGMAAILFGPAIAAVLSTIVLLYQSIFLAHGGLTTLGANVASMGIIGPVAAYVIYKAGMKANINFYVVVFLAATFADWITYVVTSVELALAFPAEVGGFATSLKAFLLVFATTQVPLAIMEGALTALIFKYVIQVKSDALVELNVISESVLNKIKGANQ, encoded by the coding sequence ATGCATATATTTGAGGGATTTTTACCATCACCATGGTGGCAACTGTGGTTTGTGTTCTCTATACCAGTAATTTTCTTTGGTATCTACAGGTTGAACAAACTTGTAGCTGAAAAGCGCGAACTATTGCCTTTACTGGCAGTAGCGGGAGCATTCGTCTTTGTACTTTCATCTTTGAAAATGCCATCTGTTACGGGTAGTTCTTCACATCCAACAGGAACAGGAATGGCAGCTATCCTTTTTGGTCCTGCAATTGCAGCGGTCCTGAGTACAATAGTACTGCTTTACCAGTCAATCTTCCTTGCACACGGTGGGCTTACAACACTTGGTGCAAATGTTGCATCAATGGGCATCATTGGCCCGGTTGCAGCATATGTCATCTATAAAGCAGGAATGAAAGCTAACATCAACTTCTATGTGGTCGTTTTCCTCGCTGCCACATTCGCAGACTGGATCACTTATGTTGTAACATCTGTTGAGCTTGCTTTAGCTTTCCCGGCGGAGGTTGGTGGATTTGCAACATCACTGAAAGCGTTCCTGCTGGTATTCGCAACAACCCAGGTTCCTCTGGCTATCATGGAAGGTGCACTGACAGCTCTTATCTTCAAGTATGTGATACAAGTAAAGAGCGATGCACTTGTAGAACTCAATGTTATTTCAGAATCAGTCCTTAATAAGATAAAGGGGGCTAACCAATGA
- a CDS encoding cobalt-precorrin-7 (C(5))-methyltransferase, protein MIIAGVGVGPNMLTLEAIEAIRNASVVYGSKRSLEIAEPYIECEAKIIKNYKALHELPDDAVVLSTGDPMFSGLGKFATEGDRIIPGISSIQVACSRLGVSLSNITAITAHGRDPAPAKKAFIQEIELGKDIFMLPADTFGVAEVAEVLKEMGVDAKLYVCENFGYPEERIAGGTVDEPPQAESVLHCVVVVRK, encoded by the coding sequence ATGATAATCGCAGGGGTCGGCGTCGGACCGAACATGCTGACATTGGAAGCCATCGAAGCTATACGCAACGCATCGGTGGTCTATGGTTCGAAGCGCTCCCTTGAGATCGCTGAACCTTACATTGAGTGTGAGGCAAAGATAATCAAGAATTACAAGGCCTTGCACGAGCTGCCTGATGATGCAGTAGTGCTTTCCACGGGCGACCCTATGTTCTCCGGGCTTGGCAAGTTTGCCACTGAAGGGGATCGGATCATCCCGGGTATCTCTTCCATTCAGGTCGCATGTTCCCGATTGGGTGTCAGCCTCTCGAACATAACTGCAATAACGGCACATGGACGTGACCCTGCACCTGCAAAGAAGGCATTTATCCAGGAGATCGAACTGGGGAAGGATATTTTCATGCTTCCTGCTGATACTTTTGGTGTTGCAGAGGTTGCTGAGGTGCTGAAAGAAATGGGTGTTGATGCAAAACTCTATGTCTGCGAGAACTTCGGTTATCCTGAGGAGCGTATTGCAGGCGGAACAGTGGATGAACCACCACAGGCAGAATCAGTTCTTCATTGTGTTGTAGTTGTAAGGAAATAA
- a CDS encoding cobalt-precorrin-5B (C(1))-methyltransferase gives MIDPVNKSKIPEEWINKSTMPRAELEEGIKSGMLVVLSDGSVLQRGYTTGTTATVAVKAAVLSLRKDVDKVSVPTPVGLRAVMDVKAKDGYAVAVKLKNDHESDITRGLEFEARAVESDKINITAGEGIGIVTRGGLQSKKGYPAINPKPMQQIKDAVAEAVEEIGIKGVDVELSLPRGAEIAKQTLNSRIGVEGGISILGTTGFVEPWNDHLGEMKSDLVREASKVVLTTGRIGIRYSTMLFPDYTVVLAGSRISEFLDSTTGEVAICGLPGLVLKWGDPDMLKDSGFATVSEMIEVEPEGEHIKRAFAKTVEKGKGARIVVVDRDGTVLMDSGEKK, from the coding sequence ATTATCGATCCTGTTAACAAATCAAAGATCCCGGAAGAGTGGATCAATAAATCAACAATGCCCCGCGCTGAGCTTGAAGAGGGTATAAAGAGCGGGATGCTGGTGGTGCTTAGTGATGGTTCAGTGCTCCAGAGGGGTTATACCACAGGAACCACTGCTACCGTTGCGGTCAAAGCAGCTGTCCTGTCACTCAGGAAGGATGTGGACAAGGTCTCAGTTCCCACACCTGTAGGACTTCGTGCAGTCATGGATGTAAAGGCAAAAGATGGCTATGCTGTTGCTGTTAAACTGAAAAACGACCATGAGTCCGACATCACCCGTGGCCTTGAGTTCGAGGCAAGGGCAGTTGAATCCGATAAGATCAATATCACTGCTGGTGAGGGCATAGGTATCGTCACAAGAGGCGGCCTGCAGTCCAAAAAAGGCTATCCTGCTATCAACCCGAAACCAATGCAGCAGATAAAGGATGCAGTTGCAGAGGCTGTGGAAGAGATCGGTATCAAAGGCGTTGATGTGGAACTATCCCTTCCAAGAGGTGCTGAGATCGCAAAGCAGACCCTGAACAGTCGTATAGGTGTCGAGGGTGGTATATCAATTCTCGGGACCACAGGTTTTGTTGAACCTTGGAACGATCACCTTGGTGAAATGAAGAGTGATCTTGTACGTGAAGCTTCAAAGGTCGTTCTTACTACCGGTCGAATAGGTATTCGTTATTCTACAATGCTGTTCCCTGACTATACGGTGGTTCTTGCAGGAAGTCGCATCTCCGAATTCTTGGATTCTACCACCGGTGAGGTAGCTATTTGTGGCCTGCCTGGCCTGGTCCTTAAATGGGGAGATCCCGATATGCTCAAGGACAGCGGCTTTGCAACTGTCTCTGAAATGATCGAGGTGGAACCTGAAGGTGAACACATCAAACGTGCGTTTGCCAAGACGGTTGAGAAAGGCAAAGGCGCTCGAATTGTTGTAGTGGACAGAGATGGCACCGTCCTTATGGACAGCGGTGAGAAAAAATGA
- the mutL gene encoding DNA mismatch repair endonuclease MutL: MTEEGSKSSSRIHVLDDATINKIAAGEVVERPASVVKELLDNSIDSGATEIRVEVKGAGTELITVTDNGKGMSREDSTLAFTKHATSKILHIDDLEKVLTLGFRGEALSSIAAVAKVYLTTREKDSISGTKVVVSGGSIENVLEVGAAPGTTIAVESLFYNTPARKKYLKSMRTELAHITDVVTRHAFGHPEISFTLISDGKVLVRSPTSGDIFDSIVYLLGSESAKKLIPVEFKSDIVKISGYISKPELSRSGTDLQYFFINGRGISSKSISNAVRLGYYNLIPKGRFPAAVLDLELDLSEVDVNVHPAKRYVRMSHEREVCDAVTLAVENALKVEQLVPEISLPEKKPVQAVFVENAREIPEEKLVDTSKAEVQVPQEKVELEVPIPEKKISPLIKEEEETYHFTARDTEKRLKHSERVLSKTPKKPERAPTGLDKARIVGQVNELYIIVELEDGLVIVDQHAAHERVMYEQICDISSSGWQELITPVTLDLTSKEKVLLEEYIPYLEEMGFAISEFGPNSYVVTTVPALLGKMESAELIHDIIIDLLSTGRVKNDTGMFDNLCKTMACRAAIKAGAGCSMGQMESLLKQLDMAENPYTCPHGRPTMISFSRVELDKLFKRTG, from the coding sequence ATGACAGAAGAGGGCTCAAAATCAAGCAGCAGGATCCATGTGCTGGATGATGCTACCATTAACAAGATAGCTGCAGGTGAGGTCGTGGAGCGTCCAGCATCTGTGGTGAAAGAGCTTCTGGATAATTCCATTGACTCTGGTGCTACCGAAATTCGAGTGGAAGTGAAGGGGGCTGGAACGGAACTCATCACGGTTACCGACAATGGGAAAGGCATGTCCCGGGAGGACTCTACCCTTGCGTTCACGAAGCATGCCACCAGCAAGATACTACACATCGACGATCTCGAAAAAGTGCTCACCCTGGGTTTCAGGGGTGAGGCTCTCTCTTCCATTGCAGCGGTTGCAAAAGTGTACCTGACAACTCGTGAAAAAGACAGCATTTCCGGAACAAAGGTGGTGGTCAGCGGCGGGTCAATAGAGAACGTGTTGGAAGTTGGTGCTGCACCTGGCACCACGATTGCGGTAGAGTCATTGTTCTATAATACACCGGCCAGAAAGAAGTACCTGAAAAGCATGCGTACCGAGCTTGCACACATCACTGATGTTGTTACAAGACATGCTTTTGGTCATCCTGAGATCTCGTTTACTCTTATAAGTGATGGCAAGGTGCTGGTACGCTCCCCTACATCGGGTGACATTTTCGACAGCATCGTCTACCTGCTTGGAAGTGAATCCGCAAAGAAGCTGATTCCTGTTGAATTCAAGTCGGATATAGTGAAAATATCCGGTTACATCTCAAAACCTGAGCTTAGCCGCAGCGGGACAGACCTGCAATACTTTTTCATAAACGGCAGAGGCATATCCTCAAAGAGTATCAGCAATGCGGTGAGGCTTGGTTATTACAATCTTATACCAAAGGGTCGTTTCCCTGCAGCTGTCCTTGATCTTGAACTGGACCTCAGTGAGGTGGATGTCAATGTTCATCCTGCAAAAAGGTATGTGAGGATGAGCCATGAGCGCGAGGTCTGCGATGCAGTCACTCTTGCTGTGGAAAATGCATTGAAGGTCGAGCAGTTGGTGCCTGAGATAAGCCTGCCGGAGAAAAAGCCGGTACAAGCCGTTTTTGTGGAAAATGCCAGAGAGATACCGGAAGAAAAACTGGTAGATACATCTAAAGCTGAAGTTCAAGTTCCTCAAGAGAAGGTTGAACTGGAGGTTCCTATTCCTGAGAAAAAGATCTCACCGTTGATAAAGGAAGAGGAAGAAACCTATCATTTCACTGCCAGGGATACGGAAAAGCGCCTGAAACATTCTGAAAGGGTGTTGTCAAAGACCCCAAAGAAACCTGAAAGAGCACCTACAGGCCTTGATAAGGCAAGAATAGTAGGTCAGGTCAATGAGCTATATATTATAGTGGAGCTGGAGGATGGTCTTGTCATAGTTGACCAGCATGCTGCGCATGAGCGGGTAATGTATGAGCAGATCTGTGATATCAGCAGTTCCGGCTGGCAGGAGCTTATAACACCTGTTACGCTTGACCTCACATCCAAGGAAAAGGTGCTGCTTGAGGAGTACATACCCTATCTTGAGGAAATGGGCTTTGCAATATCCGAATTTGGTCCTAACAGCTACGTGGTCACTACTGTTCCGGCACTTCTTGGAAAGATGGAGAGCGCTGAGCTGATCCATGATATTATAATAGACCTGCTTTCCACAGGCAGGGTAAAAAATGATACCGGGATGTTCGATAACCTCTGCAAGACCATGGCATGCCGTGCAGCGATAAAAGCGGGGGCCGGTTGCAGCATGGGGCAAATGGAGAGCCTTCTGAAGCAGCTGGATATGGCAGAGAATCCATACACCTGTCCGCATGGTCGACCGACCATGATATCTTTTAGCCGGGTAGAACTTGATAAACTGTTCAAAAGGACAGGATAA
- the mutS gene encoding DNA mismatch repair protein MutS, whose amino-acid sequence MNKLTPAMKQYYDAKQQHSDALIFFRMGDFYESFGEDAKTIAQELEITLTTRGKDRDGEKMPLAGIPYHAIDNYLPRLIKKGYKVAICEQLEDPKKAKGVVKRGVVRVVTPGTAIDSSMFTDSSNNYLMSVSGGDGNYGVSFLDVSTGEFLTTQFADAPPYDRIASEAARMRPSECILPPEMYSDRHIADRLSELKIVVHEFEEEAFDIATAEKRLKEHFKVSTLEGMGCDGLPYAISSAGAALEYALITQMRELGHVSELKTYSDSEFMVLDSITLRNLEIVKNVRGEGSDTSILKVLDDTKTPMGGRLLQKWLLKPLINVDAINYRLDAVEALANGTMIRFDVRSHLSFVKDIERLIGRIMYGNSNARDLIALKRSLESVPLLVESLGEDDLCEMLQSIRGGLLGFDQLDSLVELIDSSIVEEPPVSVREGGMIKAGYDEVLDELKEMSKGGKSWIASFQQKERDKTGIKSLKVGYNKVFGYYIEVTKANISQVPDDYIRKQTMTNAERFYTPELKEWENVILSADEKITALEYEIFSDITSNVASYSSQLQTIAGLIGQLDCVTSLAEVSVNNNFVRPNISSDCKLLIREGRHPVVERSVPGGFVPNDAEMDCVENQFLLITGPNMAGKSTFMRQVSLIVIMAQAGSFVPASHASIGIVDRVFTRVGAFDDLASGQSTFMVEMVELANILNNATPKSLVLLDEIGRGTSTYDGYSIAKAVVEYIHNKGRVGVRSLFATHYHQLTNISSDLKRVKNYHIAVKEDGDDLVFLRKIVPGATDKSYGIHVARLAGVPHKVTQRAREILQDIEDESSISKESSSKGGKKRRSAQYTQLMLFDPEGSSPVEKDPVVEELERLDVNNMTPMDALNKLCELQKRAGKNAEE is encoded by the coding sequence ATGAATAAATTAACACCTGCAATGAAACAGTACTATGATGCCAAGCAGCAACATAGCGATGCACTGATCTTCTTCAGGATGGGGGATTTCTATGAGTCCTTCGGGGAGGATGCAAAGACGATTGCGCAGGAACTTGAAATAACGCTGACCACGCGGGGTAAGGACAGGGATGGCGAGAAGATGCCCCTTGCAGGTATCCCCTATCATGCCATTGACAACTACCTCCCGCGTCTGATAAAAAAAGGCTACAAGGTAGCCATCTGTGAGCAGCTTGAGGACCCGAAGAAGGCAAAGGGTGTTGTCAAACGCGGGGTCGTCAGGGTCGTAACACCGGGCACTGCCATTGATAGTTCAATGTTCACAGATTCGTCCAACAATTATCTCATGTCCGTCTCAGGCGGGGACGGGAACTATGGGGTCTCATTCCTTGATGTATCCACAGGAGAGTTTCTGACAACCCAGTTCGCTGATGCACCTCCGTATGACAGGATAGCCAGCGAGGCTGCAAGGATGCGGCCATCGGAATGCATCCTGCCTCCTGAAATGTATTCTGACAGACATATCGCTGACAGGCTCAGCGAGCTCAAGATCGTGGTGCATGAGTTCGAGGAAGAGGCATTTGATATTGCGACCGCTGAAAAGAGGCTCAAGGAGCACTTCAAGGTCTCAACTCTTGAGGGTATGGGATGTGATGGTCTGCCATACGCAATATCATCTGCAGGGGCTGCCCTTGAGTATGCATTGATAACTCAGATGAGGGAACTCGGGCATGTTAGTGAGCTGAAGACTTATTCAGATTCTGAGTTCATGGTACTGGACTCCATCACCCTGAGAAACCTTGAGATCGTAAAGAACGTGCGCGGGGAAGGAAGCGATACTTCCATACTGAAAGTGCTGGATGATACCAAAACACCAATGGGAGGTAGGTTGCTCCAGAAATGGCTGTTAAAACCGCTTATCAATGTGGATGCCATCAATTATCGTCTCGATGCTGTGGAGGCGCTGGCAAACGGTACCATGATCCGGTTCGATGTCAGGTCCCATCTTTCTTTTGTAAAGGATATTGAGCGCCTTATTGGAAGGATCATGTATGGCAACTCCAATGCACGTGACCTTATTGCACTAAAACGGTCCCTTGAGTCAGTGCCTTTGCTAGTGGAAAGCCTTGGGGAAGATGACCTCTGCGAGATGCTTCAAAGCATCAGGGGTGGCCTTCTGGGATTTGATCAGCTTGACAGCCTCGTGGAGCTGATAGACAGTTCCATAGTGGAGGAGCCACCGGTAAGTGTCAGGGAAGGCGGCATGATAAAAGCAGGCTACGACGAGGTCCTGGACGAGCTCAAGGAGATGTCCAAAGGCGGTAAGTCATGGATAGCCTCATTCCAGCAGAAAGAGCGTGACAAAACCGGTATCAAATCGCTCAAAGTTGGTTATAACAAGGTATTCGGATACTACATCGAGGTCACAAAGGCGAACATCTCACAGGTCCCTGACGATTACATACGCAAGCAGACCATGACGAATGCGGAAAGGTTCTACACCCCGGAACTCAAGGAGTGGGAGAATGTTATCCTTTCTGCAGATGAGAAGATCACGGCGCTGGAGTACGAGATATTCTCAGATATCACTTCCAACGTTGCCTCCTATTCATCACAGTTGCAGACCATTGCAGGCCTGATAGGGCAGCTTGATTGTGTTACAAGCCTTGCAGAGGTCTCGGTGAACAATAATTTCGTCAGGCCCAACATCAGTTCTGATTGCAAGTTACTGATACGCGAGGGCAGGCACCCGGTGGTGGAGAGGTCGGTGCCCGGTGGATTCGTTCCCAATGATGCGGAAATGGATTGCGTGGAGAACCAGTTCCTTCTGATAACAGGACCCAACATGGCAGGGAAATCCACTTTCATGCGTCAGGTCTCACTAATAGTAATAATGGCACAGGCAGGTTCATTTGTGCCTGCTTCCCATGCATCCATTGGTATCGTGGACAGGGTGTTCACAAGGGTCGGGGCCTTTGATGACCTTGCAAGCGGGCAGAGTACTTTCATGGTGGAGATGGTGGAGCTTGCCAATATCCTGAACAACGCAACCCCGAAAAGCCTTGTACTGCTCGATGAGATCGGCAGGGGTACCAGCACCTACGACGGTTACAGCATTGCAAAAGCTGTGGTCGAGTATATTCATAACAAAGGACGAGTCGGTGTACGCTCACTTTTTGCCACACATTACCACCAGCTTACCAATATCTCATCCGACCTGAAAAGGGTGAAGAACTATCATATTGCAGTGAAAGAAGATGGCGATGACCTCGTATTTTTGCGCAAGATCGTTCCCGGGGCCACGGATAAAAGTTACGGAATACATGTTGCCCGGCTTGCGGGTGTACCGCACAAGGTGACCCAGAGGGCAAGGGAAATACTGCAGGATATTGAGGATGAAAGTTCCATCAGCAAGGAGAGCAGTTCAAAGGGTGGCAAAAAAAGAAGGTCGGCACAATACACTCAGCTCATGCTCTTCGATCCGGAGGGTTCATCACCTGTTGAAAAGGATCCTGTGGTCGAGGAACTTGAAAGACTTGACGTCAACAACATGACACCTATGGATGCTTTGAACAAGCTCTGTGAACTTCAGAAGCGAGCGGGAAAGAACGCGGAGGAATAA
- a CDS encoding carboxymuconolactone decarboxylase family protein, whose translation MADDPKELLFGFTEGLGAFAAENEVQASQAGAFMNLLGSVYEESIIDFKTKELISIGIALYHRCPYCIALHSFNSLEAGATKEEILQASMVAVAFGGGPSIAYSVTLLKNCIETFQGDSFTEEDRMEILRRLGRA comes from the coding sequence ATGGCAGATGATCCAAAGGAACTATTATTTGGCTTTACAGAAGGACTTGGAGCTTTCGCAGCAGAGAACGAGGTACAGGCATCCCAGGCCGGTGCATTCATGAACCTGCTTGGAAGTGTTTATGAAGAATCCATAATCGACTTCAAGACAAAGGAGCTCATCAGTATCGGTATCGCTCTCTACCACCGCTGCCCTTATTGTATTGCACTCCACTCCTTCAATTCCCTCGAAGCAGGAGCTACAAAAGAGGAGATCCTTCAGGCCAGCATGGTCGCAGTTGCATTTGGTGGCGGACCATCCATAGCCTACTCTGTAACCCTGCTGAAGAACTGTATCGAGACATTCCAGGGCGATTCATTCACAGAAGAGGACAGGATGGAGATCCTCAGAAGGCTTGGAAGGGCCTGA
- a CDS encoding DUF5684 domain-containing protein translates to MAWIPILNVVLMCRIARKSLWYFIGMLIPYVNILVLMYIWGEIAGNLGRSKWLGVLMIVPIANLALPGYLAFSE, encoded by the coding sequence ATGGCATGGATACCCATCCTTAACGTTGTACTCATGTGCAGGATTGCAAGAAAGTCCCTGTGGTATTTTATTGGTATGCTGATCCCATATGTCAATATTCTTGTATTGATGTACATCTGGGGTGAAATTGCAGGCAACCTTGGCAGGTCGAAATGGCTAGGTGTCCTGATGATAGTACCTATAGCAAACCTTGCACTTCCGGGATATCTGGCGTTCTCGGAGTGA